Within Enoplosus armatus isolate fEnoArm2 chromosome 1, fEnoArm2.hap1, whole genome shotgun sequence, the genomic segment ttttgtttttctgttgtttgtttttgtaccatTTCTCCGCTGTTTTGGTCAGGCCGCACAGCAAGACAGTCCTCTGGAAACTTCCGCCGtggttttgtgtatttgtattccCAACTTGTTCTCTAAATGCCGCGCATGCGTTGATGGAGACGTTTCCTTAACTCGCTTGTGTTTTGGGCTCTCAGGGCCGCCGCAGTATTGGGGCCAATGAGGTCATATTTTAACCGATCGGGTATCAGCTAAAATAAACCAGATCAAATCATCAATGGTTGGCAAAACATCGAAATACATACACGAAATGGCAATCAAGGAAGTTGGCAAGGTAGATGTGACAATTGCACAGTTACATTCGTTTGACACCTAAGCGTCGTGCCGTCTTCACACACGGTGACAGATTAGTGAATGCATTATTAAAACTTTACTTGAGCTGCAAAACTCTGTCCTGATAATGAACTCCACAATGTCTAAGTGAAGTTTAAGAGATGTGCGGCAGGTTTAAGTTAAACTTTCCAATCTGGTCATGTGTAGAGGACATAGCAGCTGGATTTAGACTGCGTGAGCATACAAAAGGTTCACATAATATCTCTTGTTGAGagaaattgcttattttgttcaaacatttgaaccgagtaaaaaaaaagtgtgacagtgtgataaaaaacaacaacaacaacatatatatatatatataccttttGACAAGCTGAAGAGACGCGCTTCTCTTAGTCATATCGGAGGTGCACCTGTAAATATACAGCTGCACGGTCAGGAAGGCTGAGAGAGGACTGAGAGGGTGCCCTCCAATAGTCTGCAATAGTTGTTcctgcaatacacacacacacacacacacacacataaacacacacacacccacattttTAGCAAGTCAGCTAAAAAGGTGAGAAGCTGCAAACACTTGCtgatcaaattaaaacaatctTTACTTGGTTTAGTTAATTAACGTCTCTATGAATACAGTGGATTTGTTATGGGCatattactgctgctgctgctgctaataataataataacaacaacaacaacacccacaACAACAGGAATGTCAAATGAGAGGAATGTTGCAAATGCACAAGTTGCTAATGGGAACAGCTCAGGTTTAAAATGAGCTAACGCCTTATTGTTACAACCAAATGGCACCAACGTAGCAACaaggcagagagcagaaagCGTAACGTTATCCGGCCGTCACACCAGACGCTCACAGTTTTATTTGGTTAGCTTAACTGgttgatgaaaaaacaaaaaacccacaatGGACAATAGAATGGCTTTATTTGCTAACATAATGCAAACCACGCACAAGTAAACAATAGCGatacactgacaaaaaaaaacaaccgaGGGGGCCAAACGGCTAGGCGGAGACAGTACACTTCACGCACTGCAGAAAACGTAGTGAATGCGAGATTCTTGAACAGAACTTTGGTTTACGGCTACATTTATCCCAGGCTGCTAGCTAACGCTGGTTAGCCAACAAGGCTAACAAGCTCACCAGCGATAGCTCGCTCGCGTGTGttgactttttgtgtgtgtgtgtgtgtgtgtgtgtgtgagctcgcAGAGTTGGGTTACGGAGGAGAGCCACAGCACACCGGGCGCACCGATATTAAAAGTTGTTTCGACATATTCACCGACAAACACAACAGCTTTGATGCTATGAAACAAAGACTTACTTGACAGACACTGAGCGACGTTGAACTTAGCCAATCAGCTTCCAGACGGGGAGAAATTGGAGTTGTCAAAGCTGCATATTTCCGTCCCCTTCGAGCCAAAGCCAACACTTAACGGCAACGCACTCTTACCAAAACTTCCCTAGATGTCAGCCTCGGCAAAGTTGGGCATCGTTTCGCCGTGGAACGATCGGCTTTAACAACAAAGTCTCTCTGCGAGCACATCAGTTTGACCTcagcagcaaaaacaattaGACTTCCGCCTCAAGTCgttcagaataaaagcatgatTTCCTCAAACGTAAACCGACTGCAAAATGTATACATCTGCAATTATCTGAAaaacggggggggggcatttaaGACTAAACATGCAACTCAAAGCTAGCTATTTTATATGATATGTAGCCCATTGTAGCTCATCAGGATTCAAAACAGAAATTGGAGATTCTGCATAGGAGCAGAACCAGTTGATGCCCATGAATGTATATTCGTCGTGAACACTGTGGAGGACCAAACTCTCGTTAACATACTGGATAAGAACACATGGAGGGTGGAGGCGATTGAAATCTGGCTTGAGTATACAAAATATCCCGGTAAACGGTGGAATACAACTAAGAAAGCAGAAGAGTGCCGATTGGCACACAGTCCAGTCCAGCAGCTGTTTCTAGCGGGTCCCCGTCGATATGTACAATGTAGAGATACAACTACAAGGAGGAATATTTCTAAGCCTTACCAGTTACTTCTTCGGCTTCTATTTTATATTAAGTAAGTAAATGGTCAACAAAATTATGTTGATTATGCTgtttgaaaaatgcaaaaagaaaaaaaagaaaagaaaagaaaaagtttctACTGGACAACTTGGGCATCAGTCCATGTTTACTGTCCTGATTCAAGCCGTCGTTGACACCTAGTCCCCCAGAAgctgaacttttattttgaaggcggATGTAGCACGCGCCTCATTTTATTAACTACCGGCAACTTGACTGAGCTTGTTGGCCCATTGGTTGTGGCCCTGCTTCCGCGTGTGTCACGTGGCAGGTCCATGCGGAAGAGGCGGCGTCATGGAGCACACGGCGGTCCGGTCCACTGCGAGCGAGCGCTCTGGCTGCCTGGCAGATGCGTACAGGTGTCTCCTGGCGGGCTCACTGCCCAGCCAAAGTCCCCGCGATGTGGCGGGCGCGATCATTTCCGGGGTTCGCGGACCGGTGCCCGGCGAGGGCAGAGGTCCCGCAGAGCATCGCCGAGGCGACAGCTCGGAGCTGAGCGGCATCAGCGTGACTCTGGCGGAGAAGATCGCCTCCGGCCTGACGTCTCAGAGTCTGCCTCCGGCCGTCGCCGCGTACTGCGTGGAGGTCCTGACGGTGTTGCTTCGAGACCTGGATCTCATGTCGCAACTTGTGAGTGCCTCACTCTTAAAAAGCACACAGTCGTCATTTGAACGCTATACATATTTTCTACCATTGCATCCTAAGACGCCCACTGTTCCACCAGGTCCGTCACTTCCAGGATGAGGACCAGGTCATCTCACATCTGGCTGCGAAGAGCGTGTCAGCGTGTGTTTTCTATCAGCTCCAGAAGTCTGTGAGTTTTCAggacaggaaacactgaggttTTTAGCCAACTTTGCttagaaaacattaaaatatctgatgtctctgtaatggttaatccaccagtatgtgcaagccaagctctttaatcaaaatgatctctttaatgctaaaatagaattattgttgttatccatgaattctcaaatttactgttttgcaaaaaaagcagaaagaaatagtaaagcaaattattattttttgattgagatgccagattacagttatttacttgcattcctgaacagaaacatttgttttagtggttgcaaagattgcaagctgttatcagggccaaaggaggtcgtacagaatattaagatttttggttaatatatgtgaataaggactatttagttgttccagtttgttatttgcctaataaataacaatacaagttTTAGTTTTGAGagagtttttgacagatttctaaaatatttgtgtttaaatttataagacaggtggtctaataaatttgttaagcactgtatgtatatgtatatatatatatatatatatatatatatatatatatgcatgcagCATGCAATCTGTTTATCTTGTGTCAAAGCTCATTTACTGGCTTTTCAAGACCTTTCAAATTCGAGATCCCGGGGGGTCACCAGAGACACTAAATCTGACAGTGTGAGGGAGCGTGTCCAAAACGGCGCCTAAGGAAGGTTGCAGCAGCCGTGGGTCTGGCTGTTTCGCTGTATGACGAACAGTCCACGCTGGAAGTGGAGTAAGCATCTAGTCCCCCGCAGTCCCGAGCCCTGTACCCTACCGTGCATGACAATCATTTTTTAGGAACTTCCCCCACGAATTTGGCAAAATGCATGCAGTGACACGGTGTCAAGGAGTTTGGCCTAAAAGCTGCCCTACGAATCGTGGCCATGGAAACGGGAGATTCAGATGGAGGGGGGTGCTAAGGTTCTACATAGGTACACTGACTTGAGCGGATCAGCAGGGACCAGCGGGCGACTATTTGACCGACGTACGTGTACAACATGTGCTTTCTTTTCTCAGAGGACTGTCAGCCGCGTCTGGGAGCAGAGGTGCGCGCAGGCATTCCACAGCTCGCCCCCCGGCGCCGAATTGGATGCCTGCCTGTGGTCACTGACAGAGGTCTTAAAGAGGCTCCTTAAAGGGGCCCATCAAGGTACGGGTTTTTGTGCATTTCACTTAGCCGAGACCCGAGTGACGGCCACGCTCTGCTGATCCCCGCGAACCCGCCGAACTGTCTCGCCAAAACCAGGGCACGTCAGTCGGCAAGTGGCCCTCCTCCTGAACGTCTCCGGCTTCATGTTGGTGTACTATGTGGCTGAGGgatgcgccccccccccccgaaacgTTTGGTCTGTCCTGAGATCCAGACCAGGGTGTGTAACAGGCTGGGGGATGACCTGTCTATATAAGGAGCCATGCTGACCATTAGTGTTTGACTTAAATTTGCCTGTGGTGGTTCCCTCTTATCTCTGGACttgtattcatttcattatatcttttcacacacacacacacacacacacacacacacacacacattgaattaGGTCACTTCTTTGGGACATTACATGGactcacattcatttcctggagacttaccctcACCCTAACCATGGCCGCTACTTGCGTAACCTTTAACCTACACCTTAACCACTGACCAAAAATCAGCTTTGGTCCCCAATTGGACAAGCCGCCCCCCCTCCAACtaactggtctttagtctgaaGTGTGTCCCCGAAAAGTAGGCCAaggccaaaacacacacgcCTCTTGCGCCTCAGACTTGATAGAAGTGCGGGTCAGTGCTGCCGCTTGGGGCCTGGagatatatataaatgaagacTCTTTTGAGCTGCTCATGTCCCTAAAATGTCCCGAGTTCTGAGAGGCAGCAATGCAGGTTCCTTGTGTGAAGGTCCCAGATTCCTGCCTAGTTCTTGCCTGACTCATTTCACTGAAGGGATAGTTTGTAATGATAGTTTGTACCCGGAGAATGGTCGGCACGGAGCAGCCCAGGTCGCTTGCAGTGTGTAACCCTTGTTGTGTTGCAGCGTCTCAGTCTCTCCTTCTGAATGCAATGCGCTTTCTGTTCCGTCAGAGATCCTTGGGAAACTTCTGGCAGCTTTTGACTCCAGCGTAAGCGCTTTATGTTCAAAGTTTCTCCCAGAGGAGAGAGCCGAGGATTTTACCTGCAACAGACACTGGGGGACAACGTTCTGCCTGGTGGCGGACCTGCTGGAGGTGCTGACCGCGTCCGGTTCCATATGTGGGGCCGGCGTCTGCCTGAAGAGTCAGAGAATGACCCACATCCACTCCTCAGCGCTCCTGGCGGTGATCGGCCGCTCGTCCGCTGAGTATTTCGCCAAAAAGCGGGCGCTGCTGCTTCTGAAGAGAGCCGTTCTCCAGAAGGCCGGAGAGGACTGGGCTTTGGGCGAAGGGCAGAGCCTCGCCGGGCTGGAATATGAGCACCCCAACTCTGACGCCGGCGCGCTGGCCCAGAATGTGCTGACTGCAGTGGCCGCCGACTGGCTGCAGAGCGTTCAAGTGAAGTCGGCCTCCTTCTTCGGCGGGACCAGGCGCGATGGAGGTCAGAGGCCGGACTGCGCCATGCTGAGAGCCGTCGGCCTGCTTCTTCTCAAGTCCATCGAGCTTCGCGTGCGCGCTGCTGCTAGAACGGGTGAGAGTCCGCCATGAAAACCACAGCACCAGCACACACACGGCACACTGTGCAACAGGTTGAGGGAGCCGTGAGTTTGAAgtgaacgttttttttttttttgccacttgggggcagcgcaacaaccTGGACCGATATATTATAACCTTATAAAGCTGATATGTGAAGTGTGTTCGCAAACAGACACAAGAGCAAGTTGTTGGCGAATGTCGGGCccagtattctctctcttttagctctgtgttttggtctcCGCCGACTCCTGAGGGAGATACCTGgctctttagccgctaaatgctccaccgtgttcaccagctggtctctaaaCTGCGTCTTGTCTGCCGTttactctcactgctctcattgCGCCGTTTTCAGCGCTAAAAGCCCAGTGCACTGCACTGTAGACAGCGGGCGGACACAGGTAGCAGCTGGCCGGTGAACGCAGAGACATTTCCTCCAGGAGCTTAGAGAAGAGCGGACATTGGACTGACATTCATCTGACCTCAACCCTAACCCTCCAGATGAATGATGATGTTAATGTGAAGTGTCGATAGGCCTGTTGGCGTAATCATCAGATTCCACAATCAAGGGAAGTTCGTCTCttgaatattatttattattattcacctATTTAGATATAGTCACAGATATTTAGTCACATTCGCTTCTGTTCttgatatatttatgtttaatcCAGGTCTGCTGTTACAGTTATGGTTTGTTGCCTgtgatacaaaatatatttttgccaGTGGGCAggttctttttgtttcagctccTATCAGACCATATTTCTTGCTTTCCGTCTGCATGAAAATGTGCAAACACGGCTTTGGGTTTCCCCGTTGCTAGTCTGCCGTCACCGGatgtctctccttcttcttcttcttcttcttcttcttcttcttcttcgtcacAACAGTTCCAGAACAAAGCAGAGTGAGAGGTGGAACACTGGTCCAGAGCTATTTGACGGTCAATCGACACTTTTGCCAATGGCTGCATCGTTTCAATGAGCAGCCGTTGTGAACAGAACAAAAGTGAATCATTAATCGCGATTATTTGTTGGTCCTGTTTTGACAATAGCGCAGGGGGCGTATAGTTTTCAGAACAACAAATAAGACACTGTAGCAGCACCACCATCCTTATGGGTCAGTAACATGGTAAGAAGAGGGAATCCGGACACCACACAGCATTTCCCCAGCAGGGGGCACTCGTCTCGCATATGAGTTAAGTTGCCATGccgatacccccccccccccccccccccttttccctcttACAGCACGAGTGGAAAGTGCCAAAGAGGTTTATGGGTATCTACAGAGTCTGTGGGGCTTCCTGACGATGCGGTACGGTGTCCAGCCGACGGAGGTCCCTCACCGCTGCTGCTGGGTCAGCGTGCTGTTCGGGGAGCAGGACGACGACATGATGGAGGCAGCCAAGGCTTTACTTTCCATATTCCTCCATCACAGGTACAGCAGATGCAAAGACGCAGGGAGCAACAGAGAAAGCCTGGGTACTCTACTGAGTGTCCCatacatatttttctgtctcataTTTTTCAGCGACTgccttcggggggggggggcacgacAGTCACCTGTACGGTCCGGTCCGTGTACAGCATGAGTCTGTGTTGCCTTATTTGACAGAAATCTATGCGTCTTCCTACTATTTCTGACCATTTGGTAACAAAAATGTCTATTATGCTTGAATATATAGGATATAATTGCTATTTTTATTCTCAATTCTTGTTATTTTGGTGCTGGCTAATACCTCTTTGGGTTTTGTGCCACTTTTCAAAATTTTCTACAAACGGAAACTTCTACTCACCGCAGCTTTTAACAAAAaggtcagcaaaaaaaaacaaaaaacagtttgacaaaCATTAGCCAAAATCTCCCCACGCCGAGCCCTGAAAAAAGGATGCGAtgtcataaataaatattgatcagAGCCATCTCAATCTATAAACGGCCTGTTGGACAAATATTGGTGTTGATGAACACAAACTATATAACACGCTCGGGGGGGGGAGTTGAACAAAGGCTGGAGATCAcaccaaaacaggaaatgcatgCTTGAATTTGTCCATCTTGCAGACTGAAACAGATGTGAATGACAGATGTAACACACTTTCACACCGGGGGAGAGATGCCAGTCGGTGAAATCAGTAGGTGCGGTCcatgttttcaaaaatgagCTAACCGAGCCGCCCGCCTCTCTTTGCAGACTGTGTTCGGGGTTGGACGACCTTGCGGCGCTGGAGGTGGCCTGCGCCTCCGGCTGCAACCCTCACTgccacttcctgctgctgcttcagagcATCTCCTTCGACCACAGCACACTCCTCGACTTCCTCATCTCCACCGAAGCCTGCTTTCTGGAGTACTTCGTGCGGTACCTCAAGTACCTCGGGGCCGACTGGCAGGGCTTCACTGCGGCGTGCGGAAGAATCGGTGTGCCCGACTGCCGTCTCTCTCTGCGGCCGGCGTCATCGTCTGCCTTGTGCGGTGGTGATACGTCTGCACCGACGTACGAAGGTGAGCCAGGTCAAGCTGAGTTCAGCTCCGGCGTCCAACCCACAGATGCCACTTCACCAGTGGGAATGATCAGGTCGGCTGCCGGGCCTCGCCTCGTCGAGTACGGCAGTTCTGACGAGTCCGATCCAGAGAACATGGAGGTTTCTCAGCGTGAGCCGGGGTCGTCCGTACCTGAGAAAAGTCAGCCTAGCGCCATGGATGTGAAATGGGAAATTAGTGGACCACCAGAGCCGATCAAGCACAAGCGACATGAGTCACTGAGCGAATCTAACGCCGCGCTGGAAGAAAGACCAGAGACGTCGCCACCGCTGCCGTCGTCGCAGAGTGGGCGAACGCCGTGTCCAATCGCGGCAGCTGCGTCGGGTCAGGTGACCTGTGAAACATCAGCCAGAGCGgtcctctgtctgtcagagcTCAGAGAGGTGATAACAAGGCTGCAGGCAAAGAAACTCTTCCCGTACAACCCGTCTTCACTCTTAAAGCTTTTAGCACAAGTAGAGCACTGTTGCCAGCAATCGCATCCATCACATTTCAATAAATGACgacatataaaatgtgttttgttctgctttgtgtgtgtgtgtgtgtgtgtgtgtgtgtgtgtgtggtggaaaaTACATCTAAA encodes:
- the lins1 gene encoding protein Lines homolog 1, producing MSASANLLAHWLWPCFRVCHVAGPCGRGGVMEHTAVRSTASERSGCLADAYRCLLAGSLPSQSPRDVAGAIISGVRGPVPGEGRGPAEHRRGDSSELSGISVTLAEKIASGLTSQSLPPAVAAYCVEVLTVLLRDLDLMSQLVRHFQDEDQVISHLAAKSVSACVFYQLQKSRTVSRVWEQRCAQAFHSSPPGAELDACLWSLTEVLKRLLKGAHQEILGKLLAAFDSSVSALCSKFLPEERAEDFTCNRHWGTTFCLVADLLEVLTASGSICGAGVCLKSQRMTHIHSSALLAVIGRSSAEYFAKKRALLLLKRAVLQKAGEDWALGEGQSLAGLEYEHPNSDAGALAQNVLTAVAADWLQSVQVKSASFFGGTRRDGGQRPDCAMLRAVGLLLLKSIELRVRAAARTARVESAKEVYGYLQSLWGFLTMRYGVQPTEVPHRCCWVSVLFGEQDDDMMEAAKALLSIFLHHRLCSGLDDLAALEVACASGCNPHCHFLLLLQSISFDHSTLLDFLISTEACFLEYFVRYLKYLGADWQGFTAACGRIGVPDCRLSLRPASSSALCGGDTSAPTYEGEPGQAEFSSGVQPTDATSPVGMIRSAAGPRLVEYGSSDESDPENMEVSQREPGSSVPEKSQPSAMDVKWEISGPPEPIKHKRHESLSESNAALEERPETSPPLPSSQSGRTPCPIAAAASGQVTCETSARAVLCLSELREVITRLQAKKLFPYNPSSLLKLLAQVEHCCQQSHPSHFNK